The nucleotide sequence TCTCAGCTATCGCAGTTTTACTATTATCCCTTTACATGGCCTCGTATTTTTGTGCGGCCACTTTTAGTATTCGCTATTTCAAGCAAAGTCAGATTGCCGGTTTATTACTTGCCTCTAGTTGGGTAGTTGCAGAATATTTACGTGGCTATATATTTACTGGCTTCCCGTGGATGGGGTTGGCAGAAAACCAATTTACTGGACCTTTCTCACTCATTGCACCAGTCTTTGGCGGTCTTGCCTGCACATTTTTAGTAGTATGGGCTTCGTGGGAAATTCTGCAAATAAGAACCCACCCCATCAAGCGCGCTGTTATGTTGCTCGCAACAATTGCATTGATTCAATTTACAGGAAAAATTTCCTATACCAAGCCTTTTGGGGAGCCAATCAGTGTGCGCCTCATTCAAGGTAATTTTGAGCAGAGTCTCAAATTTAATCCGCAAGCAATTAGTCAACAGATTGACTTTTATGTTTCAGAAATTGAGAAACAATCAGCTAATCTCATCATCATTCCTGAGACTGCCTTTCCATGGCCACAAAATAATCTTCCATCTGGATTGTTAAACTATTTGCAGAATTATTCCAACACAAGCCTCAGCAATCTCTTGCTTGGTTTAGTTGGTGAAGTTCCCAGCGATCAAGGATTGCAATACACCAATCGCGCAATTGGCTTGTCACCAAATACTGCGCCCTATCAATACGATAAGGTTCATCTAGTTCCATTTGGAGAATTTATACCTCCAGGATTTCATTGGTTTATCAAGGCATTTAATGTTCCCTTAAGTGACTTTGCACGAGGCAGCTTTGATCAAAAACCTTTTAGCATTGAACGCAAAAATCAAGCAAGTGTTAATGCAGCAATCACAATTTGCTATGAAGATGTCTTTGGGAGTGAGCTAGCTTCACGTATAAAGCACAATAAAGAGCCAGTTCATTTGCTAGTTAATATGACGAACTTAGCTTGGTTTGGTCAGTCACAAGCCCCTACTCAGCAATTACGTCTCTCACAATTAAGATCCTTAGAAACAGGCCTGCCAGCCCTAAGAGCGACTAATACTGGCATCACCGCCGTCTTAGGCTCGGACGGCAAATTGCTTCAAAACCTTCCAGAATTTACCCAAGCAACACTCGCCGCCAAAATCCAGCCCTATAGCGGTCAAACTCCTTATGTTAGATGGGGCAACCTGCCGATCCTAAGTCTTTCAGTAGCATTACTAATCTGGGGCTTTATTCGTCATCGTCGTTTTTGAGCATTTTTAACTCCATAGTGCGCTAGCCATGTAAAATCAATGGCTTAGCCAGGTTAATCATGCTTACTTTTCAGCAAATCATTCTCAAACTTCAAGATTATTGGGACCAACAAGGTTGTGCCCTTTTGCAACCCATCGACCTAGAGGTTGGCGCTGGGACCTCCCATACCGCAACCTTTTTAAGAGCAATTGGACCTGAGCCCTGGAAAGCCGCTTATGTGCAACCATCGCGACGGCCTAAAGATGGACGCTACGGCGAAAACCCAAATCGCTTGCAGCACTACTACCAGTATCAGGTTGTTTTAAAACCAGCCCCTGAAAATATTTTGGAGTTGTATTTAGGCTCTTTGGCAGCGCTCGGTTTAGATCTAAAACAAAATGACATTCGTTTTGTTGAAGACGATTGGGAAAATCCAACTCTTGGCGCTTGGGGCTTAGGTTGGGAAGTATGGCTGAACGGCATGGAAGTTACTCAGTTCACCTATTTCCAGCAAGTAGGTGGCCTAGACTGCAAACCTGTCTTAGGCGAAATCACCTACGGTATCGAACGCTTAGCAATGTACATCCAAAATTGCTCCAATGTTTATGATCTTGTTTGGGCCGATGGAATTTCATATGGTGATGTTTATCACCAAAACGAAGTTGAACAATCCCGCTACAACTTCGAACACTCAAACGCAGATCTCTTATTTGCAAATTTTGGAAACTACGAAAGTGAAGCAAAGCGCCTAATGGAAGTGCCGCTGGCGTTACCTGCCTATGAGATGGTTCTGAAGGCGGCACACACTTTTAATTTACTAGATGCTCGTGGCGCTATATCTGTGACCGAGCGTGCCGCTTATATCGGCCGCATTCGCAATCTATCCCGCGCAGTTGCACAAGCCTACTTTGACTCCCGAGAGAAACTTGGCTTTCCAATGTGTCAACGCCAAACCAAGGCTTAAGAGCCTGACTGATTGAAATTATTGTTTTCTTATGAGCTCATCTAATTCAAACACTCCATCAGCAAGTTTGTTGATTGAAGTCTTTACCGAAGAATTGCCCCCTAAGTCACTACGCCGTTTAGGTGATGCCTTTAGCGAAGGTATTTTTACCGCTCTCAAAGCAGCCAATCTCACTACCGAATCCTCTATTGCGACGGGATTTGCAACTCCACGCCGCTTAGCAGTTCAAGTTACCGGTGTACTAGATCAAGCCCAAGACTATCCGGTAAGGGAAAAGCTTTTGCCAACAAGTATTGCATTTGATGCAGATGGCAAAGCAACAGCTCCATTATTGAAAAAATTAACTGCTCTTGGTTTTTCTGATATTGACCTATCTACCCTTGAAAAATCGGGTGAAGGCAAAAATGAAGCGCTTTACCTTAATGTAGTTGCTAAAGGTGCTTCGCTTGAAAAAACTGCGCAAACTGCATTAGAACAAACACTCAACAAATTACCGATTGCCAAAATGATGCACTACCAAGTGCAACAGAAAAACGGTGAACTTAATGATGTTCAGTTTGCACGTCCAGCACATCGCATTATTGCGATTTATGGCAATAAAACCCTCAATATTCATGGGCTTGGCATTGATGCTGGCAATCAGACCGAGGGGCATCGCTTCTTAGCGCCTGGCGTATTTACGATTAGTAATGCAGATCAATACGAGAATGAACTTCAAGGTAAGGCAAAAGTAATTCCGAGCTTTACCAAGCGTCGTGAACAAATTAAGGCGGCCTTACTTAAAGCGGCAGGCGATGATCTCGTTTTAATGCCTGACAATTTGTTGGATGAAGTAACCTCGCTAGTTGAATGGCCTGCTATCTATGAATGTCACTTTGATCCAGAATTTTTAGAAGTACCACAAGAATGTCTGATTCTTACAATGCAGACAAATCAGAAATATTTTGCGCTAACCGATAAACAAGGAAAGTTGCGCAATCGATTCTTGATTGTTTCAAATATTGAAACTGCGACACCTAATGCAATTATTTCCGGCAACGAACGAGTTGTTCGCCCACGCTTATCGGATGCCCGGTTTTTCTTCCAACAAGACCAGAAGCGGCCCTTAGCTTCTCGTGTGGCAGACCTCGCAAAAGTCGTCTATCACAATCAACTTGGAAATCAACTTGATCGCACTAAACGCGTACAAGGTATTGCTGTTGGGATCGCCAAGAAACTCAAAGCCGATGAAAAATTAGCTAGCCGTGCCGCAGAGATTGCCAAGACAGACTTACTCACCGATATGGTTGGTGAGTTCCCTGAATTACAAGGCATCATGGGCACCTACTATGCGAAGCATGACGGCGAGAGTATGGATGTAGCATCAGCATGTAGTGAACACTATATGCCACGCTTTGCTGGCGACAGCTTGCCTCAAACTCAAACTGGAACAATATTGGCAATCGCAGACAAACTCGAGACGCTAATAGGTATTTGGGGTGTAGGGCTTGCACCAACTGGCGATAAAGATCCATACGCCTTACGTCGCCATGCACTTGGCATTTGTCGTTTACTTTTAGAAAAAAATCTTTCATTAAGCTTGCCAGATTTAATTGAGCTAGCGCGCACTCAATTTACCCAGAAAGATGTTCAAGAAAAAGCCAAAACGGCTGATATCTATGAATTCATTATCGATCGTTTACGTGCATATTTGCGTGATCAGTCCATAGCAGGAAAACCATTTACCAGCGCTGAAATTGAGGCGGTTCTCAGTCAGTCTCCAGAGCATATCAATGACGTAATTGATCGTCTAACCGCTCTTCCCCAATTTAACGCATTACCTCAGGCAGCTCAGTTAGCTGCTGCTAATAAACGGATTAGCAATATTCTAAAGAAGACAGCTACAGCCATTCCAGCAAGCTGCTCAAGCAAGCTTTTGCAAATTCCCGCTGAAATTTCCCTACATCAGGCCCTAAATTCTGTTATTCCAACACTCAATGCCGCTTATGAAAAGCGTCAATATGTTGAACTTTTGCAAGCATTAGTTGCGCTGAGTGCGCCTATTGATCAGTTCTTCGCGGATGTCATGGTAATGGATCCCAACACCGAACTACGTGATAACCGTTTAGCCCTTCTGCAAGAACTACATCAAAAAATGAACCTTGTTGCCGATCTCGGCAAGTTAGCATGAGCACTAGCTCTTCAAAACTCATTATTTTGGATCGCGATGGTGTGATCAATGAAGATCGCGATGACTATGTCAAGTCAGTAGATGAATGGGTTCCGCTTCCAGGTAGCTTGGAAGCTATAGCACTTCTCAATCAAGCCGGCTATCAAATTGCCATTGCCACCAATCAATCAGGATTGGCAAGAGGCTATTTCACGATCAATGAATTGCACGCCATGCATAGCAAGATGGAGAAGCTTCTCAAGCCCCTGGGGGGTAATATTGACAGCATCTTTTTCTGCCCTCATACCGATGCTCATGCTTGTGATTGCAGAAAACCTGCTCCGGGAATGATGAAAGAAATCGCTTTGCGGTACAAAAGAACGAATACAAAACATCCCCTATTGGGCGTTCCAATTGTTGGCGATTCTCTACGAGATTTACAAGCAGGCGTAGTTTTAGGCGCGTCACCACACTTAGTGCTGACTGGAAAGGGACAGAAAACCTTGGCAAAGGGTGAGCTTCCTGAGGGCACACAAATTCATGCTGACCTATTAGCATTCACGAACTCTTTACTAGCAAACAAAGTCTAGGATATTTATGGTGTTCATTCGTTCCACGATATTCACCCTCTTCCTATTGGTCTTCACGCCAATTTGGTCAGTACTATGTATGCTCGCCTTTCCCTTCCTAAGCCCAGAAAATCGCTATAACTTCATTGGAATTTGGAACAAAGTAGTCATTTGGCTCTTGTGGCATCTCTGTGGTGTTCATTATGAAATTCGGGGCATGGAAAGCATGCGCGCCGTTTTAAATCAACCTGTAGTCATTCTGAGTAAACATCAATCTGCTTACGAAACTATTGCTTATATAGCCTTATTACCGAAACAGCTCTGCTTTGTTTTTAAACGTGAGTTGCTTTGGATTCCATTTTTTGGCTGGACACTTGCTTTACTAAAAATGATCCACATTAATCGTGCCAATAAACAGACGGCAGCATTATCTGTAGCCAGCCAAGGCCGCAAGCGCTTGAGCGAAGGCAAGTGGATCATGTTATTTCCTGAGGGCACAAGAACGCCAAGGGGCTCGACCAAGCCCTACCGAAAAGGTGGCACCAGACTTGCGAGTGCTACTGGAGCTCTAGTAATTCCGATTGCACACAATGCCGGCATTTGCTGGCCAAAAAATAGCTTTCTCAAGCGCCCAGGAACTGTTGTTTTCTCAATTGGTCCAGCAATTACTTCCGAAGGAAAATCTGGAGAAGAGTTACAACAAGAGGTTGAGGGCTGGATTGAAGCTGAAATGCGCGTAATAGATCCAAGCGCATATAGGTAATTTAGAAGTTTTAAGCAGCTAAGATCTTAGCCCATTCAATGTAACGATTCACAGATATATCTTGAGCCCTGGCTTTCAGCTCCTCTTCAGAAAGCTTTAGCTTGCCAGAAAATTCTTGTAGATTTGTTCTGAGCATTTTTCTTCTTTGCGAAAAAGCAGCTGCAACCACTTGTTCTAGAGCGCTCCATTGAACATCATTTAAGCTGAAATCTCTTCTAGGAATCATTCGCACTACTGCTGAGTTCACCTTAGGCGCCGGCTCGAAAGCCTCAGGAGGCACCTCAAGAGCTAACTCCATATCGTAGCGAGCTTGCAACATCACAGAAAGCCTACTGAAATCAGAGCTTCCAGCTTGCGCCACCATACGTTCGACTACTTCAGCTTGGAGCATAAATACTTGCTCGTCAATATGTGAAGCGGCTGAAACCAAGTGAAAGAGTAAAGGCGATGAAATATTGTAAGGCAGATTACCAACTACCTTGCATAAACCTGATTTTTCAGAGCGTTGCTGCGCCCATTCATTAAAATTAAACTTGAGGGCATCCCCTTCAATCACTGTCAATCCCTGAAGATTTTCGTGATTCCAGTAACCCACCAAATCTCGATCAATCTCTAATAAATCAAGGTGAGAAAGGCTGCTTAGCAATGGTCTTGTTAGCGCACCAAGACCAGGTCCGATTTCAATAACGTGCATATCTGAACTCGGATTAATCAGACGCACAATTGCATGAATAACGCCCTGATCTTGTAAGA is from Polynucleobacter sp. MWH-UH23A and encodes:
- the lnt gene encoding apolipoprotein N-acyltransferase, translating into MLIYKIFTQRISTGVALFGLGVLLALVAELPYGGWYQLPILSIVWWLLRNEMSQTTKQYFAYGLIFGLGYFLIGLWWLYISMHDVGGMNPILSAIAVLLLSLYMASYFCAATFSIRYFKQSQIAGLLLASSWVVAEYLRGYIFTGFPWMGLAENQFTGPFSLIAPVFGGLACTFLVVWASWEILQIRTHPIKRAVMLLATIALIQFTGKISYTKPFGEPISVRLIQGNFEQSLKFNPQAISQQIDFYVSEIEKQSANLIIIPETAFPWPQNNLPSGLLNYLQNYSNTSLSNLLLGLVGEVPSDQGLQYTNRAIGLSPNTAPYQYDKVHLVPFGEFIPPGFHWFIKAFNVPLSDFARGSFDQKPFSIERKNQASVNAAITICYEDVFGSELASRIKHNKEPVHLLVNMTNLAWFGQSQAPTQQLRLSQLRSLETGLPALRATNTGITAVLGSDGKLLQNLPEFTQATLAAKIQPYSGQTPYVRWGNLPILSLSVALLIWGFIRHRRF
- the glyQ gene encoding glycine--tRNA ligase subunit alpha; amino-acid sequence: MLTFQQIILKLQDYWDQQGCALLQPIDLEVGAGTSHTATFLRAIGPEPWKAAYVQPSRRPKDGRYGENPNRLQHYYQYQVVLKPAPENILELYLGSLAALGLDLKQNDIRFVEDDWENPTLGAWGLGWEVWLNGMEVTQFTYFQQVGGLDCKPVLGEITYGIERLAMYIQNCSNVYDLVWADGISYGDVYHQNEVEQSRYNFEHSNADLLFANFGNYESEAKRLMEVPLALPAYEMVLKAAHTFNLLDARGAISVTERAAYIGRIRNLSRAVAQAYFDSREKLGFPMCQRQTKA
- the glyS gene encoding glycine--tRNA ligase subunit beta produces the protein MSSSNSNTPSASLLIEVFTEELPPKSLRRLGDAFSEGIFTALKAANLTTESSIATGFATPRRLAVQVTGVLDQAQDYPVREKLLPTSIAFDADGKATAPLLKKLTALGFSDIDLSTLEKSGEGKNEALYLNVVAKGASLEKTAQTALEQTLNKLPIAKMMHYQVQQKNGELNDVQFARPAHRIIAIYGNKTLNIHGLGIDAGNQTEGHRFLAPGVFTISNADQYENELQGKAKVIPSFTKRREQIKAALLKAAGDDLVLMPDNLLDEVTSLVEWPAIYECHFDPEFLEVPQECLILTMQTNQKYFALTDKQGKLRNRFLIVSNIETATPNAIISGNERVVRPRLSDARFFFQQDQKRPLASRVADLAKVVYHNQLGNQLDRTKRVQGIAVGIAKKLKADEKLASRAAEIAKTDLLTDMVGEFPELQGIMGTYYAKHDGESMDVASACSEHYMPRFAGDSLPQTQTGTILAIADKLETLIGIWGVGLAPTGDKDPYALRRHALGICRLLLEKNLSLSLPDLIELARTQFTQKDVQEKAKTADIYEFIIDRLRAYLRDQSIAGKPFTSAEIEAVLSQSPEHINDVIDRLTALPQFNALPQAAQLAAANKRISNILKKTATAIPASCSSKLLQIPAEISLHQALNSVIPTLNAAYEKRQYVELLQALVALSAPIDQFFADVMVMDPNTELRDNRLALLQELHQKMNLVADLGKLA
- the gmhB gene encoding D-glycero-beta-D-manno-heptose 1,7-bisphosphate 7-phosphatase; amino-acid sequence: MSTSSSKLIILDRDGVINEDRDDYVKSVDEWVPLPGSLEAIALLNQAGYQIAIATNQSGLARGYFTINELHAMHSKMEKLLKPLGGNIDSIFFCPHTDAHACDCRKPAPGMMKEIALRYKRTNTKHPLLGVPIVGDSLRDLQAGVVLGASPHLVLTGKGQKTLAKGELPEGTQIHADLLAFTNSLLANKV
- a CDS encoding lysophospholipid acyltransferase family protein, with protein sequence MVFIRSTIFTLFLLVFTPIWSVLCMLAFPFLSPENRYNFIGIWNKVVIWLLWHLCGVHYEIRGMESMRAVLNQPVVILSKHQSAYETIAYIALLPKQLCFVFKRELLWIPFFGWTLALLKMIHINRANKQTAALSVASQGRKRLSEGKWIMLFPEGTRTPRGSTKPYRKGGTRLASATGALVIPIAHNAGICWPKNSFLKRPGTVVFSIGPAITSEGKSGEELQQEVEGWIEAEMRVIDPSAYR
- the rsmA gene encoding 16S rRNA (adenine(1518)-N(6)/adenine(1519)-N(6))-dimethyltransferase RsmA; its protein translation is MHRARKRFGQNFLQDQGVIHAIVRLINPSSDMHVIEIGPGLGALTRPLLSSLSHLDLLEIDRDLVGYWNHENLQGLTVIEGDALKFNFNEWAQQRSEKSGLCKVVGNLPYNISSPLLFHLVSAASHIDEQVFMLQAEVVERMVAQAGSSDFSRLSVMLQARYDMELALEVPPEAFEPAPKVNSAVVRMIPRRDFSLNDVQWSALEQVVAAAFSQRRKMLRTNLQEFSGKLKLSEEELKARAQDISVNRYIEWAKILAA